The nucleotide sequence GGTGGCCGCGGTGAACATCGTGGCCGCCGTGTCCTACATCCTCTTCTCCTTCGAGCGCATCGACTGGTGGGTCGTGGTGCTGATCGCGATCTCGTCGTCGGTCGGCTCGTGGCTGGGCGCCAAGGTGGGCCGCCGGCTCTCTCCGGTGGCTCTGCGCACGGTGATCGTCATCCTGGGGCTGGCCGCCCTGGCCAACATGGTGAGGCAGGTGCTGTGAGCCAGCAGATCCCCCCGTCTTTCGACGAGCTCGGCGCGCGGTTCCCGCAGCTGACAGTCCTGAGAGATCCGGCCGATCCTCGGGTGGCCGACTACACCTCGCTGACGGATGTTTCGCTGCGGCGCAAGCTCGAGCCCGAGCGCGGGATGTACCTGGCGGAGTCCTCCAAGGTGCTGCGCCGGGCGCTTGCGGCGGGGCATCAGCCGCGGTCGTTCTTCATGTCCCGCAAGTGGGTGCTCGATCTGGCCGATGTGCTCGACGCCCACCCCGAGGTCCCTCTTTATGTGGGGGAGGACGAGGTGCTCGAGGGCGTCACCGGTTTCCACCTGCACCGCGGGGCGCTGGCGGCCATGCAGCGCCCGGAGCCGCTGCCGCTGGCCTCGGTGCTGGCCTCGTCGCAGCGCGTGGCGATCGTGGAGGACGTGGTCGATCACACCAACCTGGGGGCGATCTTCCGCTCGGCGGCAGCCCTGCAGGTCGATGCCGTGCTGGTGACCCCGCGCTGCGCCGATCCGCTCTACCGCCGGGCGATCCGGGTCTCCATGGGCACCGTCTTCCAGGTCCCGTGGGTGCGACTGGAGCACTGGACGGCGGATCTGCAGCAGGTCAAGGACGCAGGCTTCCTCACCGCCGCCATGGCGCTCGAGGACGACTCTCTGGCCCTCGACGAGCTCGGCACCCGCGTGCGGGAATCGGGGGAGAGGCTCGCCCTGCTGCTGGGCACCGAGGGCCACGGACTCACGCCGCCGGCCATCCACCACGCCGATCTCACCGTGCGGATCCCGATGTCCCACGGGGTGGACTCGCTGAACGTGGCCGCGGCGTCTGCGGTGGCCTTCTGGGAGACGCGGCCGGCCTGAGCCGCCTCCGGTCGGCACTGCGGCATCCTGACCGGCCGCGGCCTCCACGGACCAGCGACGCTCAGCTGTTGCGCAGATGCGTTCCCGTGTGCTCGGCGAGCGCGGTGATCAGCTCGTGCTGGAAGCGCTCGTCGTGCACTGCCGGATGGGTCTGCTCCACGCGCCCGTGATGCCAGTACCCGCCGGAGCTCAGCGCCTCGGGGTCCTGGGTCGTCGCCAGCCAGGCCTGGGTGACATGGGCCAGATCGAGGTCCTCAGCGGCGTCGGGGCCGCCCATGCGAGTGGGCACCCAGCCGGGATCGACGGCATTTGCGTGCACGTCCGGGCGCAGCCGCGCCACCGCGGCCATCAGCGCGGTGAGCAGGTAGGGCGCCACCACGTTGACCGGCAGCAGGGCGGGCCCGGCGATGATCCCGGCATTGTGGATCACCGCATCCAGCGAGCCGATCCGCTGGGCCTGCCCGGCGATCCCGCGCATTTGCTCGGGATCGCCGAGATCGCCCACGACGCTCGCGACACCGGCGTCGAGCAGGTCCTCGACCGCCGCCAGCCGCTCCTGGGAGCGGGCGTGGACGACGACGTCGTGGCCGCCCTCCAGCAGTGCCGCAGCCGTGGAGCGGCCCACGCCGGTGGTCGATCCTGTGATCAGGATGCGGGTCATGACTGCTCCTGGGCGACCGGGCTCGACTCCCTTGAGCGCGAAGCCGATCGGCAGCGGGCTGGAGTGCTCGCCGCTGGCCTCGAACAGGGAGGCCGTGTCGGTCTCGCCGTCGGCCAGCGGCATCATCACGATGCTGACCTCATCGCACAGCCCGTCGCGGGCCATGGACCAGTTCAGGGTCCCGCCGCCGCCCAGGATCAGCTCGTCCACGCCGAAGACCTCTCCGATCCGGCGCACCGCGATCTCCATGTCCAGCGTCTCCTCGCCGGCGATGAGATAGGAGGCCCCGACGGAGCGCAGGTGCGCCTTGAAGGCGTCGCTGGCGCTGTTCGGGATCAGCTCCACGATGTGGGCCTCGACGTCGAAGTAGCTGAACGAGCCGCGGTGCCCCGTGTAGAACCGGTCCTTGCGCCAGATCGATGGAAGGTCCTGGGAGGACCCCCTTCATCCCGCGCTGAGCCTCATCCGGTCGAGTCCGCGACGCTGCGCCCCAGGCGGTCGGACAGACGCCTCATGGCCTGGTGAACCTCCTCATCGCCC is from Kocuria palustris and encodes:
- a CDS encoding TrmH family RNA methyltransferase, giving the protein MTVLRDPADPRVADYTSLTDVSLRRKLEPERGMYLAESSKVLRRALAAGHQPRSFFMSRKWVLDLADVLDAHPEVPLYVGEDEVLEGVTGFHLHRGALAAMQRPEPLPLASVLASSQRVAIVEDVVDHTNLGAIFRSAAALQVDAVLVTPRCADPLYRRAIRVSMGTVFQVPWVRLEHWTADLQQVKDAGFLTAAMALEDDSLALDELGTRVRESGERLALLLGTEGHGLTPPAIHHADLTVRIPMSHGVDSLNVAAASAVAFWETRPA
- a CDS encoding SDR family NAD(P)-dependent oxidoreductase, giving the protein MELIPNSASDAFKAHLRSVGASYLIAGEETLDMEIAVRRIGEVFGVDELILGGGGTLNWSMARDGLCDEVSIVMMPLADGETDTASLFEASGEHSSPLPIGFALKGVEPGRPGAVMTRILITGSTTGVGRSTAAALLEGGHDVVVHARSQERLAAVEDLLDAGVASVVGDLGDPEQMRGIAGQAQRIGSLDAVIHNAGIIAGPALLPVNVVAPYLLTALMAAVARLRPDVHANAVDPGWVPTRMGGPDAAEDLDLAHVTQAWLATTQDPEALSSGGYWHHGRVEQTHPAVHDERFQHELITALAEHTGTHLRNS